The segment actatatcattaacaattaccgtcaagttcacacatgaggactcaagcctcaataccatactcatttgggaatcatgttcattagattgagtatattaacatctttcaagattcattatctttatttctcttgtgtcggtacgtgacactccgctccctcatatccattaatcctcttgtgtcggtacgtgacactctgattcccctaaatctacgtgtcggttcgtgacacccgatcccctaattctacgtgtcggttcgtgacacccgatcccctaaatctacgtgtcggttcgtgacacccgatcccctaatactacgtgtcggttcgtgagacccgatcccctaattctacgtgtcggttcgtgacacccgatcccctaattctacgtgtcggttcgtgacacccgatcccctaatactacgtgtcggttcgtgacacccgatcccctaattctacgtgtcggttcgtgacacccgatcccctaatctccttccatcaattcatcaagccttctttcttaccaaggcatcatcaatctcattactttagttcatcaagcctcctcccttaccaaggcatcatcattaaaaagagattaggtttttatcaagatttgggattcaataacttcatcatgcttaatataatcacaattatataatcacgttcatgcatgcatacaattaagcacatagcagggtttacaatactaccaatacatatcattctctattaagagtttactatgaaagcatgaaaaccataacctacctccaccggagaattgcgatcaacaagttatcttctcaaaatccttgctatcctcttcgtttctctttctttttctgttttctctttgttctttctatttttcttattcaaaccctctttcttttaccctaattaacatataatcaggatgtaaaagatggcaataataacccactaattaacttaaggttacctcttttaacccccaagtaattagacttattaacattaacccactaaccttataattaaagcaagaatagtcaaaaacgtcccttaaaacgtatcaagaaattcgacccagactgggatttcgcagtctgtgacggcccgtcgcgcctgcgacggtccgtcctgctgcccgtcacagagttcagagactcaatttctctgaagaatctgtgacggtccgtcacacctgtgacggtccgtcctgccattccgttacgaagttcagagagtcgatttccgtacccaattttcagtttttctaagtgttttgaaatgagaccctgcgacggtccgttgtgcccatgacggtccgtcgtggggtccgtcgcctcagcctgtttttccagaataaaatctgctgctcaaaacgactaaacaggtcgttacaaaattgttgaggtttttttttcaattttttctttttcatcttttttgatatatatgatctcagatttttaatgtatttagttattctattttcttaatttaatgtataatattttcttttcaacattATGATACATTACAAGTTTATCACGCTCAATATGTCGTGTTCAAATTATATAATCTTATCATGTATCAATTGTTGTTATGTATTTGTagtgtttaatttttgttcaGACTTATATAAATTAGAAGATTATATGCATGTACACATTATTCAATAAATATACCTGATACATAAATTCTATTACCATATTGATAAAGCATTGTGCATCACATTAATTGATAATATGTAATTTAGGGTCTTACACTGagatttatgtaaattatattaattttattggaaaaatgcacaagtaccccctcaacctatgcccgaaatctcagagacatacttatactatactaaggttctattaccccttaaatttattttataagtaatttcaTACCCCTtctcggcctacgtggcactaccttgaagaaaaaattcaaccagcgttgggcccacaagatagtgtcacgtaggctgaaaagggagataaaattattaataaaataagttcaaaggggtaataggaccttagtataatttaggtgtgtctctgagatttcgggcattggttgaggggatacttgtgcattatctcaattttattcattatttgaaGAGTTGTTGTAATTTTCTGAAATAaatgatacaaaaataatgttCAATATAACGAACATTGATGTATCATGTGTGAAGTTTTGTAATTATGTGAAATTACTGATACAAATATAATGTTCATTGTTGTATCATTCAAAACCCGCAATATTAGAGTGTGTATCAGATACACTAAATTTACAAATGTGTCAAATACATACATAAAATACATTGCAAGTTACTACtgtaatatattatttgtatatttaagtGTTGGaaattttttgtatcatgttcAACTAGTGGCatttaggggtcgtttggtacaaaGATGCATAATGCAGGGATTACTAACACATGAATTAGTAATGCAGGAAttagtttttatcaagtgttcGGTAGATTGTTTCCTACCTAGTCTTATGTTTAGTTTAAAACTCTAGAAAAAGTCTATTTCCTATTATACCCTTGAGTTATTGTgagattttgtatttcatttaaCTAGTCAagttaaatactaaaaaatatttataaaaatattattaatattgagGTGTGATATGTCACACggtatatttctaattttttgttggtcaaatataccttgaattTAAACATGGATTTAAGACTACTTAACTTGTTCAAATACAcgaagtttatttttaaaaaatatatatttcaagtgGTCAATCGACGAactaaatttataaaagaatcccaaaaaaaatcaacccaaTATAACAACTCAAACATGgagaaaaaatttaagtttgtgaaatcatcaaattaCATTGAACAAATTTGGAGaatttaaatgaatatttataaatattctcatataaatcaaaaagaacattaattacaaaaaaaaataggaaaaaagatTTGGGGATAATTTAGTCATTTAGGGATCTTATCCAGGAATTGCTAAACCTTGGATTAGCTATCCCTCCTTTTCCTAGGGATAAACTAAGACCTTGTATGAGGTATAACTAATCTATGGATTAAGTTAATTAAAGTGACCAAACAATATTTTTGTTGGACTAAATTTTAATCCATGGATTCTTTGGATTAATACCTCCAACCAAACGGGTCCTTAGTAtcgaatataaatatgttagaTTTATCAATTTGTATTGAGCATTAGTTACTCTTTTTAATCATTATGTATCAACTAAACATTAAGATACTTTGTGTTAAAATTATGtatcattatattattaacTTGACATGTTTCTCATGATGATTTACTTTTTGTTGCTGCTTTTGTTAAGTCCCTTAGAAACGAAATCAAcattacttcaaatgatttccGAACTGATTATCTTCGCACAAGATATGAAGCATTATTATGGAGGTATAGTACTGAAAAAGCTAAGTTACACTATTTTCACACATGATATATCAGAtacattatttatcaaaatttaacaaaataattcatTACATTTACATTCTACCATATTTacaaatgttaataatttaacagTGTTATTAAATCATCATCAATCAGAAATGAACATAAACCTAAGCAGATTTGTATTTCATAAAAgtaacatttcaatatattgaatctagaaacataaaaatacaatacattGAAGTGTATATGTTGTTATAGTgaaaaaagttattgaattgaaaagggaaaatgtacaagtaccccctcaacccatgtctgaaatttcagagacacacttatactatactaaagtcctattacccccctgaatttattttataagtaattttctatcccttttcagcctacgtggcactagcttgaataaaaaagtcaactatcattgggcccacaagatagtgtcacgtaggtcgaaaagaactagaaaattattaataaaataagttcagggggataataggaccttagtatagtatataagtgttctctgagatttcggacataggttgaggggctacttgtgcattatcccattaaaaattataaactaaaacaTCAATGTATTCTAAAAAAAAGTCTATTTAAAAGCCTGTGTCAATCATCTTTAGGAAATAAGTACAAGATACAAGTCTGTTGGTTGTTACCTTCTTACCAACGTCCACAACAGTTTGTGTTAGCTTTTAATCAGCATTTTTCTTCCTCTTAATCGTCCAGGCATCCTCTTGTATCTCGGTGACAACacaatttctttcaaaatagaCTCATGAATTGATCAATACATATGTAACTACAATTATACAAGATACCTTACAAAATGGCTACAAACTCATGTATGAGTCATAAATattaggcttaagtcatctgcggtcccttaaagttgtccacataattcacttagacacctgaACTAGGACTCATACCTATTGAATGCCTAAATTGTTCAAGACATGTGCCTATTAAACACAAAACGCTGATTTGGCAAAATAAGTGTACCTCACTTATTATTAGGCGCATGAATAGATTCAAATaacattttagttttatttatttttaaaaaattttacttttttttttgttttatcaaaCACCTGACATTAagattactaaaaaaaattgtttaaaattaatttttttgatagagAAAAGAAATTGACTCCACTTCCAGCCATACTCTTCTTCGCCTAAACTTTCTGCATTTCTTTAAAGAAATTGACTCCACTTCCGGTCATAGTCTTCTTCGCCCAAACTTTTTGCATTTCTTTTCCTTtgttatttcatttcttttcatatatatatatatactaattgataaaaaaagttTGTTAGCCTCCATCCATCTCTATTTTTGCACTCTAAACAGACATTAACagtcaaattaaaatgtaaacTAATAAgtttattgtaaaaaaaatgatatcataAATTCCATAGAATTAATTTGAACATTTTCGATTTCTTTTCGCCgataatttcaaaaagattcatgtcgatttatttttcacaagcATTTCAAAAATTACTTTGCTATGCACACAAATTGTAGGagtaataagaagaagaagaaaaaaaagatggtCTGCAGGAAGAATCGAGAGCGGTGAGTGGCAAGAAGAAGAACGACAAGGGTTTCAGTAGGTGGGACTAGATTAATTAGGGctggaaattatttttatctttcaaaattaaaaattcatttcttaagGTTAGATTGAGTTATTGACCACGTGTCACAATGTTATTGGTAACTTTATCAAAGTACAGCGTGTGAGTTACACGCataatgtttttgttgattatcattttgtgtttaatagacACATTTGTTAATATTAAAGTGTCTAATAGGTATTAAGTCTGGTTAAGGTgtctaaataaataatgaggaCAACTTTAAGGTGCCGCAGATGACTTTGgcctaaatattatataagaagGTGCAACAAGATTACATATTCACCTATATTGAACACACtttaataattgtgttttatacATAGAAAAACttacacaattcataaaattaagttattaaaaTACTCCCACATAGAACAATACATTTACAACATACATCAAATGTATCTTATACGTTATTGAAAATACATCAAGAAAATCATATCACAAAATCCATTACATACAGAAAAagtttatgattatataatgtATCTAGTAAAAAGATCTATAATGTATCATCAACTTGCTACAAATAATGTATCTTTACCAATTtattcatatagaaaataatttattacaaaCAGATCACcgtatagattttttttataaattatactaaacGAACATTGCAATTTAAATCACAAACACCAACATATGCAAAGCATGTAAcagatacaaaatatataaatgtataaatctACAACACATATCTAGCAAACGATTTGATTACATAACACAATACTACAAATCATGATTTTTTAATCagattttttaaatcaaaaattgaaattatgctttattttttgtattttgccATTACAaccatcaaaattattttatccctATACAGTTGCTTTACTTTCACTTTGATATTGTTCATATTTAACCTCAGTTTTCCGGACTCCTAAATGCCTCaataagatgaaaatatttatcctGAATCTTATCAATTTTGGATAATGGACAAAATACACATATAccaaacacaaagaaaaaaattagagattCCATCACTTTTGTAACCTTCATAACTCACCTCGTTCACCCAAATTTTTTAATGCCTCAACAAAATCGACATATTCATCCTTTTGTATCagtaacttttttaaaatttttgaaattatcacTTTTTTGACATTAATGATTGTTCAATGGAGAAGATGTAAATTAGAAATTTGATATTTATGAATTTGTTACTTATTAGAATATGGGCTGATAAGAATCAGTTAGGCGTAACTCAggaaattaaaataagtaaaaatagatTTAGGTGCGCTAATCAAggaaattaaaataagtaaaaataaattttacctGATTTATGCCTTTTTAAGCGTAACAAAAATTTGTTTACAATGTATAAGATATTATGTAAACGGATGGTAGGTATGTATCTTACTGTCTTcttttttaagggatttttgtaAATTGAATTAGTGAGGATATGATGTAATTTAGATCTTACATTATATGattcatatatttatacatataattattagAAATTGTCAAGCTCCGACCCTACACCCTAGACATGACCGACACTCAAAAATCATTGATGATCCACAAGCGAACCATTGACCTGAATGACTAGTTAGCGGAATACTTACCCAAGCAATGATAGgctcaaaatagaaataaatttattaaactcAAATACCTATCTcttaaaatctgaaaaatactCAATAGTAATACTTATAGTTTGTAAACAACTCAAAAGAAAGTGAATATTGAGACACCTTGACTTTGTCTATCTATGAAACATCTACTATCAAAGAATGATGTTGGGACAAGACCCACAAAATCTCATAACTACTAAATAGAATGTAAAAGTGAAGTCTTTCGAATGCAAAGAGGCTCACCAAAAATTAGCTGAAGTGTAGAGTAATTTCAACGAAGAGCCTATCGATGATCATGAACACCcgtatctgcatcataaaaagATGCAGATCGAATGACATcactacattgaatgtacgagtatatAAGATAGTTGAATAACAAATAATTGACTTTAGAAAGAACTGCAATAGCTAAATATACTCATGCTAAATGTTAAGAAATAAAGCAGTTCAATCATTTCATCTATGAACTTAACATAATAAGtgatatattaaaatacattttaactTCATTGAGAGATTTTCTAACCGAGAACCATCACAATGAGCTACGTGTTCCATCACAAGAGGGATAATTCAATCTTTTCCCGCTCGTTGTAAGCCTAAATCTCGACATATTTACACCTAAATAAGGTTATAAACAATACTAATCGATATTATTACCTGTTTAATGCTTCCAAGTCTTGGAGCAAGGATCCAAGAGGAGAAAGCAAAAGTTTTTAAGCGTTCTTTCAATTTCATTAAAGAATTTGTTCTTTCAAGTATGTAAAGCTATTCATAGTGATGGACTAAGTTCGTCCTCAGACTACACatctaaattaatttaggaTCCAAGAGGAGAAAGCTAGGGATTTCGGGCGTTCCTTCAATTTCGTCAAGAACTTTATTCTTTCAGGTGTAAAGCTACTCATAATGATGTACTAAGTACATCCTCACACCCTATAActaaatttattcattaaaagcTAAGGTCTTGAAAGGaagttgtaaaaaaaaaagttcagagGGTATGTTACccttaatttagttaatatgTATCTCTGACATTTCGGTCGTAGTCTAGAGAAaaacttgtgcatttttccgtAAAAATAGCATATCCCAAAAAGATTATTTTGCCTTTAATGGAATGATTTATAGTTCATAGAAATCTAAGATTTTAGATcacaagtattttaaaaaaaatcttaaattttgtgttAAAATAATTCGTGTAACACAAATTGAAATGGAGTAAGAAGTAAATAGCGTAAACAACCACCATTCTATTTCAAGCCTTCACCGCATATTAGACAATTGTTGTCATTCTTCACACGAAGTCGTCAAATGCCTTATAAAAGTACAATCAGAGTCATGATCAAATGCTACTCTTGGCAGTTCCCacaccacttttttttttttaaatgggcAAGCAATGTCCTTGGTACTCAATAAAGCCATTGTTTCTGTTTTGCCTCAAGTTATCATAAAGCACGAACACCTTAGAGAAGTTTGATCAAGTTTAGAATTGTTTACACAATGTAAAAGCAGAAATATACAGGTACAATTGAATTTTCCACCAAATTGTTGCAGCTTGGAATTTTCAATTGAATAGTACAAACTCAAAATATAGCATCATCATCCAAGTTAACTCTCATTAGTGTCTCCATCAATGTTATTACCAAGTTCACCCAGATTTGAACAGAAGTACAGCTTTTGAATCCAAATAGAAGTAGACAAAGTGGTTTGTTTCATGAGTCACATAAGAGCCTACAAGAGACAGCACACAAATATCACCACTGTAATTGCAAATGAGTTGTAAATCAAGCTATTCATTTATAATCATATCTTCTAAGCAAACATATTCTTTTGGGAAGAATAATGAGCAGCACAAGTTTCATCCACTCAAACTCTAGAAGCTGTCGGCATACTACAAAAAGTTATCTGCTTTGAACTTCACAAGAAATAGGGTTAAACTGTCTAGCGCATAGAACCTAAGCATGGACCCACTAAACTTTAAACCGTAGTAAGATAGGTGCGACAAACATTACAAAGGTATTGCTTTACAGAATCCATCAAGCATTATAGATAGAAGGCATTTGAGAGGATGGAATTGCTTCGACATACCAACATCTTAAATTTGTAAAGTTCGGTTATTGACCATAATTTAACTTGGGTCTACTCAAAGATGGAGAATATAAATATAGCATTCTTGCTTCTGCAAATTGAATGTCACTTCTACTTTTTGGTCATTCCAGCTAATATTAACTTCCACAAATAGTTCTACCAGTCCGCATAAAGACACCTTGACAGAGATCAAATTTCTACTTTCTGCATCTTAGATCCTTAAGGCATTTCcacattatttttctctttcaagCCCAAATCTCTAAAGATCTACTTACCAAACAGTCCAAGTAATATACGAGGTTGCCTTTTTTGGCGTATACTGAAcgttaccttttttttttaagaaatgtaATGCCACTTGCAAACTCCTATGAACTAGGGCAACTGTCTCATTGCAACTAGCACTGACAAACGATGCATGGAAGTGGAAGTATTAGTTTCATTCTCAATGGGAAAAAGGTGAGATCCACTGCAAGccaacaaagaaaaactttctTCTACGGCAAAGCTTTCACTCTAAACAAGCAGAACAACCACAGTTTGGAAGTACGGATGAGTTGGAAAGATGACAAGAAATAGTCACATATAGTCTTAGCACTTGGAAAACTGACGACTCACACAAATAGCATACATCAAGAAATGAAAGAAGCAACAATTAGTTTATCGCAAttgcaaaatatatttaacttttacaTTGAGGCGTGTGATTAGCCCATTGTTCAGTGTACACACAATTGTAATCAGCtgttcttcaaaaaaaaaagtagggaaACACAGCCATGATACTCTTCATATGCTACTCATAAGTATGAGCGAAATAAGATACTTGTTTAGACACATCCAACTAATAGTCACTACATCATCCACCATTTGTGCTTCTTAAAAAAGGCAATCCGGTGCATAAAGCAAGCGCGTTCATGTAGAGTCCAGGGAAGGGCCTTTCCTCAAGGGGTGATGTGAGCCAtgtaccttttttaaaaaaaataagcacCATTTGTGCTGCTTCCAAGAGCAAAAAAGGGTACATTGCTCACATAGCACCTATGCTTATCAGTAACACTCTCTCACAAGACCTTTTCTAATCACAAGGAATTCATATAATGACTAGTGCAATTTCAGGAAAAGGGTCGTCAATCGCACTTTTAGGAACAATAACGTACTTACTGGAGATTGGGGaaggtatacatagaccttaCCTCTACCTTAGAGGTGAAGTAAAGAGACGGTTTCCGATAGACCTCTGATTCAATACAAAAACAGTACATAATGAAAGTACAAGAGACAATAGATAGTTAACAAAAACAGCAGACAGTAACAAATTAGtattacaacaaaataatactaCAAATGAAACGAAATAATAGATAGTGATAGAGatcaaagaacaagaaaagagTAGTTCTACAACTATTAGTAAGGGCAACAAGACAAAGCACTTCTATCAACTAAATTTTTACCCTAATTCATGTCTTTCACATCTTTCCTATCTACGGTCATATCCTTAGTAAGCTGCAACTGCATCATGTCATATCTAATCATCTCTCCCAATATTTTTTTGGTCTACCCTACCTTTTCTAAATTCATCCATAACCAACCTCACACCTCTGCACTGCGGCATCCGTGCATCTCCTCATCACGTGCCCGGACCATCTTAACCTCACTTCCCGCATCTTGTCTTCCACTGAATTTGAATTCTAGAGAGCTCATTGTTCTCCAATGAAACTTAAGTTATATAAGAGACTAGAGATTATGGCACTTCCTGGTTAGAATCAACACCAAAGAGAAGAAAATGCCCCCCTCCATTATAGTTCCCTAATAATCTttatcataatccttgagaaGATCACCTAATAGAGGTAGATCGGATCCATTCATACATACCTTTTTAATTGCAATAGGTATCCAGACCAGCTTGTGCAAAACCTCATACTAATTCACCTGGTACTTGGTACTAACACTGTGAACAAGGCCTATAACTCACCTAATGCTACCTCTATGATCCATTCACAAATCATCCTACATGCATAAGTATGATCTATTGGGAAACTCAAGACAAGGTTTTTATGAAGTGCTAGATCCACAAAATTCTGAATATGAATTGCATATCATCTGATCAGATCACGGGGATACAACATATTAAGTTtcatttaacatataaattttaaagcTATCAACCAATACTAGTACAAATGAAAGATTGATATCTTCTATACAAGTTGCATTAAGTAATTCATTTAAAAACTTTGATTTACCGAAGTTTTTTCCGACGATGCAATGCCAAGTAGGACCGTACTTCTTATCAAACTCCTTCTTAATCAGTTCAGCTACATCCTTCTCTACATTATGCTTCTCAAATGCCTAATCACATACACAAAAAAGCACAAAAACGCATTAATTCATAGAATTATAACGGTATAAGTTGGAGAAGAAGACACGATTGTAATCTGCAAAGCAGCGAGAGGATATATACAGCAATAGCAATGTCGACGGCCTCCTTTTGTACATCAGGTTTCATATCGGCACTCTTTATGGTAACTTTTGTGCCGGTAGGAGAAGGAACGGAACCTGATGAGATTCTCCGATCATCGGAGGTAGGCTTCACAGCCGGAGCTCCTCCGCTTTTCTTTGCGTCTTCGCTCATGTCTTCAGCTTTATATCAGGTTTGAGCCGTCAAAATACTTCGCCTGAACTGTAGAACAGCCCCTCTCGGACGGCGGGTGGTGGTGTGGAATAAGTGAGAGAGAGTTGAGAGGGGTGTGGGGTGGGCAGGGGCGGTGGGTGAATGATGTGTGTGGTCTTTCTTATTTCCAATTTTCGAAAGATCGTATCGAATAAATTTTAGGTagcttttgatttttaaattttgaacgtatttagaaaagataaaagatatttttaaatatttatttttaggttaaaaatatcaaaataagctaaaagttaaatttgaatatgaacTACATATGAATTTTAGCTTTAAATTTAAAGAGGAGTATTGAAAGTTCTcttaaaaggataaatatattcTCGAATTATTATGACTAATATCCTCGTCATATTTTTGAGACATTAATGTTTTTTTGTCCAAAAACTAGAACATATATACCATTTATATTAATGGATATACATGTAACGTAATCTTGTTCCTATTTAGTCTTCCGTTAGAGTAAAGGAAATATatactctagtttttggacggcaAGAGaaccaatgtcccaaaagtatgacggagGAGGGTATGCGCATATCATTATAATAGTCCAGGGataaatttgtttgttttcCCCTTAAAATTGTCACAAAGATATTAGTTTTGATTATTGAtactcttaaaaatatttttctatttaactAACTAAATTTAGATATATCATTGAATTGTCAAATGACATAACAAAGTAATCTCTAGTTCTTATAGGAACACTtaacttataataaaaaaattaaaaaaaatattttaaaacaccATTAAATTTTATGAGAATATAGAAGTATGTTCCAATCATTGTGTTTCGTCGGTCAAGTAAAGATACACTTTAAAAATTGTCAATAATTCAAAGAAGTATGTTAAATTTTGAGATAAGTGTCAAAAATACAcctaaactatatttttttttagtttcatatctaaactatTGAAAGTTTGAATTCCATACCTAAATTATCACCTTTTAGTTTGAAAAACACAcatctctcttttatttcaCTCTCATCATAGTATGTGTAATAGACtctatctcttttattttaaagaatttttacaTCATACTCCCCATGGACAAAATATTCAaccttgataaaaaataaataaattattagtataagttaaaattaaaataaaaaactattatgaaaaaataatattttctttataaaataaaatgtaaaatatttctTACCCCACACCATttattaaagttttttattttgcttaaatttcttttataaaagtatttcattttttacttcatctcctCCCCTCATCAAATACTaatttagtattattttattttcttaaaaatataattctatcCATCTCACTTAACCCTcggttttcaatttttttccagtGGTTAGATATACatatcgaaaatattttttacttgacGCCACAggctttttatattttttagttgtttatgtTATATTGGGTACACaagtagaattatttttctaaaaatattgtacgtgcatatctaacacaaaattaaaaaaacgtaaaaaaaataaaaaattagaagagaaaa is part of the Solanum lycopersicum chromosome 1, SLM_r2.1 genome and harbors:
- the LOC101257805 gene encoding uncharacterized protein, which translates into the protein MSEDAKKSGGAPAVKPTSDDRRISSGSVPSPTGTKVTIKSADMKPDVQKEAVDIAIAAFEKHNVEKDVAELIKKEFDKKYGPTWHCIVGKNFGSYVTHETNHFVYFYLDSKAVLLFKSG